A DNA window from Setaria viridis chromosome 2, Setaria_viridis_v4.0, whole genome shotgun sequence contains the following coding sequences:
- the LOC117846043 gene encoding protein mago nashi homolog 2, with protein MVKGGGDEEFYLRYYVGHKGKFGHEFLEFEFRPDGKLRYANNSNYKNDTMIRKEVFVSPSVVREAKRIIEESEIMKEDDINWPKPDHIGRQELEIVMGNEHISFATSKIGSLVDIQTSNDPEGLRIFYYLVQDLKCYVFSLISLHFKIKPIQS; from the exons ATGGtgaagggcggcggcgatgaggagTTCTACCTGCGGTACTACGTGGGGCACAAGGGCAAGTTCGGGCACGAGTTCCTCGAGTTCGAGTTCCGCCCCGACGGCAAGCTCCGGTACGCCAACAACTCCAACTACAAGAACGACACCATGATCCGCAAGGAGGTCTTCGTCTCGCCCTCCGTAGTCCGCGAGGCCAAAAGAATCATCGAGGAGTCGGAG ATTATGAAGGAGGACGACATCAACTGGCCCAAGCCCGACCACATTGGTAGGCAGGAGCTCGAGATCGTTATGGGCAACGAGCACATCTCATTCGCCACCTCCAAGATTGGATCCCTTGTCGATATTCAGACAAGCAACGACCCCGAAGGCCTACGCATCTTCTACTACCTCGTCCAG GATCTCAAGTGTTACGTGTTTTCACTGATCAGCCTCCACTTCAAGATCAAGCCAATTCAGTCCTGA
- the LOC117844288 gene encoding stellacyanin, which translates to MASRVPLVAVVFAASYGVLLLGASAAASRQPAVYDVGGAMGWAVPPANSTDTLNRWAFRHRFHVGDVLDFKYSNNDSVLLVRPSDYDGCSAASPVSRLKGGGGAGCGGAKFRLGDPGIFFFISGVPARCEAGLRMVVLVADARGSCSTLQSKNDQVAVRCQLQVFSRLQ; encoded by the exons ATGGCGAGCCGCGtacccctcgtcgccgtcgtctttGCAGCCTCCTACGGCGTCCTGCTCCTcggcgcctcggcggcggcgtcgcggcagCCGGCGGTGTACGACGTCGGCGGTGCCATGGGGTGGGCGGTGCCGCCGGCCAACTCCACCGACACGCTCAACAGGTGGGCATTCAGGCACCGCTTCCACGTCGGCGACGTCCTGG ATTTCAAGTACTCCAACAACGACTCGGTGCTCCTGGTGCGCCCCAGCGACTACGACGGCTGCAGCGCGGCGAGCCCAGTGAGCCGGctcaagggcggcggcggcgccggctgcgGGGGCGCCAAGTTCAGGCTCGGCGACCCGgggatcttcttcttcatcagcggCGTGCCGGCGCGCTGCGAGGCGGGCCTGCGGATGGTCGTGCTCGTCGCGGACGCGCGCGGCtc GTGCAGCACGCTACAGTCTAAAAATGATCAGGTTGCTGTAAGGTGTCAGTTGCAGGTTTTCAGCAGGCTGCAGTAG
- the LOC140222000 gene encoding uncharacterized protein: MRKRSSQWPIPIAYSFKGGGGKRMDFREFCRGLKEQQLPKASQKLKVCNQQASAGVLRENNPCSAVLAAAAYTEPYDKICQDKSGPEPYRRRRELLLRERQRPSVRGVGGQGPRSRCRRRCRGAAGERAPACVDDAHGHPLARLAARRRAADEVEEPGAAEREPGAAAAAAAAVREPAHRARRAAPLVVARAHQEHRVAVAVLEIWKDADQARAPITHGTKNASYRGLRLAAQRREMGLTHTQTSPTRKRCLAAHSLSAPVAPPGGTAHPIWSPTTYIAGERDVAEAARRRTALVAAKRTAKRRPAIGVRRCGSITCDDLVVAGHRARTSAGL, from the exons ATGCGA AAACGTAGTTCCCAATGGCCAATTCCCATTGCATACTCATTCAAAGGAGGTGGGGGGAAAAGGATGGATTTCAGAGAATTCTGCCGAGGTCTCAAAGAACAGCAGCTACCAAAAGCAAGTCAGAAGTTGAAGGTTTGCAACCAGCAAGCTAGCGCTGGCGTGCTACGGGAAAACAATCCGTGCTCGGCAGTTCTAGCCGCCGCAGCATACACAGAGCCATACGATAAAATATGTCAAGATAAATCCGGCCCCGAACcctatcgccgccgccgcgaactGCTTCTGCGCGAGAGACAGCGGCCGTCGGTGCGGGGTGTCGGAGGTCAGGGTCCCCGGAGCCGGTGTCGGCGCCGGTGTCGGGGCGCCGCTGGTGAGCGAGCGCCGGCGTGCGTTGACGACGCGCACGGCCATCCGCTGGCCCGCCTCGcagcgcgccggcgcgccgctgaTGAAGTAGAAGAACCCGGGGCGGCCGAGCGTGAacctggtgccgccgccgccgccgccgccgccgtccgcgaaCCGGCTCACCGGGCTCGCCGCGCTGCACCACTCGTAGTCGCCCGGGCGCACCAGGAGCACCGCGTCGCCGTTGCTGTACTTGAAATCTGGAAGGACGCAGATCAAGCGCGCgcgccgatcacgcacgggaccAAGAACGCTAGCTACAGGGGCTTGCGGCTAGCTGCTCAGCGTCGTGAGATGGGGCTAACACATACCCAGACGTCGCCGACGAGGAAGCGGTGCCTCGCGGCCCACTCGTTGAGCGCGCCGGTGGCGCCGCCCGGCGGCACCGCCCACCCCATCTGGTCGCCGACGACGTACATCGCCGGCGAGCGCGACGTCGccgaggcggcgaggaggaggacggcgctgGTGGCTGCGAAGAGGACGGCGAAGCGGAGGCCGGCCATTGGCGTGCGGCGGTGCGGGTCGATCACGTGCGATGATCTCGTCGTCGCAGGCCACCGAGCTCGAACTAGTGCTGGGTTGTGA